One segment of Phycisphaerae bacterium DNA contains the following:
- a CDS encoding ABC transporter permease → MMSNIKALTQRELMATFYSPVAYVVAAIFLIASGYLFMTFTLVEGKEATFREMLQSMAWVLVFAIPLLTMRVIADEYASGTIETLMTAPISDVEVVLGKFFGVLLFYLALLATTILHVVLLYRYGGTDVGALAYGYFGMLLLGGLYVAIGVFASALTRYQLVAALIGAGILALLTMLVDSFATWYGGAWRSVLGYINIFYQFEDFTKGILDTKAIVFFLSGTAFFLFLTVKVMESKRWR, encoded by the coding sequence ATGATGAGTAATATCAAGGCACTGACGCAACGCGAGCTGATGGCGACGTTTTATTCCCCCGTCGCGTACGTGGTCGCCGCCATCTTCCTGATCGCGTCGGGATACCTCTTCATGACCTTCACCCTCGTCGAGGGCAAGGAAGCGACCTTCCGCGAGATGCTGCAGAGCATGGCCTGGGTCCTCGTGTTCGCGATTCCGCTGTTGACCATGCGGGTTATCGCGGATGAGTATGCCTCGGGCACGATCGAAACGCTGATGACCGCGCCGATCTCGGATGTGGAGGTTGTGCTCGGGAAGTTCTTCGGCGTCCTGCTCTTCTATCTCGCGCTCCTGGCGACGACGATTCTGCATGTCGTGCTCCTGTACCGCTATGGCGGAACGGACGTGGGAGCGCTGGCCTATGGCTATTTCGGAATGCTCCTACTGGGCGGGCTGTACGTGGCCATCGGCGTCTTCGCCAGCGCGTTGACTCGCTACCAACTGGTGGCGGCCCTGATCGGGGCCGGCATCTTGGCGCTCCTGACGATGCTGGTGGACAGCTTCGCGACGTGGTACGGCGGGGCGTGGCGATCCGTGCTCGGTTACATCAACATCTTTTACCAGTTCGAGGACTTCACCAAGGGCATCCTCGACACGAAGGCGATCGTCTTCTTCCTGAGCGGCACCGCGTTCTTCCTGTTCCTGACGGTCAAGGTGATGGAGTCCAAGCGATGGCGGTAG
- a CDS encoding metallophosphoesterase family protein, whose product MFAIISDIHSNLEALKTVLADIDQREIKTIYCLGDIIGYGPDPGECLDLVAKRATWSLCGNHDHAVFYEPANFNHAAEKAAFWTRTNLEEESDVQKRNGRWRFLGSLSPRNVMDGLLFVHGSPRKPINEYLFPDDVFSSPQKLMANFERMEQMTCFCGHTHVPGVFVDDPYFEPPDELGDDHTFTIGDEKVIINVGSVGQPRDRDPRAAYVIVDDDQVQFIRVEYNIDVTARKIKANPNLDDFLGARLYEGK is encoded by the coding sequence ATGTTTGCCATCATCTCCGATATTCATTCCAACCTCGAAGCCCTGAAGACGGTCCTGGCGGATATTGATCAGCGCGAGATCAAGACCATTTATTGCCTCGGCGACATCATCGGCTACGGCCCCGATCCGGGGGAGTGCCTGGATCTCGTCGCGAAGCGGGCCACGTGGAGCCTGTGCGGCAACCACGATCACGCTGTCTTTTACGAGCCGGCGAATTTTAATCACGCCGCCGAGAAGGCGGCTTTCTGGACACGCACGAACCTGGAGGAAGAGTCCGATGTCCAGAAGCGCAACGGCCGATGGCGTTTCCTGGGTTCGCTCTCCCCGCGAAACGTGATGGACGGGCTGCTCTTCGTACACGGGTCGCCGCGCAAGCCGATCAACGAGTATCTTTTCCCGGACGACGTCTTCAGCTCGCCGCAGAAGCTCATGGCAAATTTTGAGCGGATGGAGCAGATGACCTGCTTTTGCGGGCATACGCACGTCCCCGGCGTGTTTGTCGATGATCCCTACTTCGAGCCGCCGGACGAACTCGGCGACGATCACACGTTCACCATCGGCGACGAAAAAGTAATTATCAACGTCGGCTCCGTCGGTCAGCCGCGCGACCGGGATCCCCGCGCGGCGTATGTGATCGTCGACGACGATCAGGTACAGTTCATCCGCGTCGAGTACAACATTGATGTGACCGCACGAAAGATCAAGGCCAATCCCAATCTGGATGATTTCCTCGGCGCCCGACTGTACGAGGGCAAATGA
- a CDS encoding polymer-forming cytoskeletal protein, translating into MTPAAKTKIVRCVNCRGMMRVPGRALSIFCPHCQTRVELESLRITGSHPGRRLATCGDIVVERTGWLNAEVVATHVTVLGRVRGPVVASKCVEVGPLAQVIGDISAPKIVVHEGAVIQGNCRITRPVEGQADENTDPCQDEPSHEEDVVAELAVDLRIRPQPLRPLAPSDPAAPAEE; encoded by the coding sequence GTGACCCCCGCTGCAAAGACCAAGATTGTTCGGTGTGTCAATTGCCGGGGGATGATGCGGGTCCCTGGCCGCGCCCTCTCAATTTTTTGTCCCCATTGCCAGACTCGCGTCGAGCTGGAAAGCCTCCGGATTACGGGGTCACACCCGGGTCGGCGGCTGGCGACGTGCGGCGATATCGTCGTCGAAAGGACAGGGTGGCTCAACGCCGAGGTCGTGGCGACCCATGTCACGGTTCTGGGGCGCGTTCGTGGGCCGGTCGTCGCGTCCAAATGCGTGGAGGTCGGACCCCTGGCCCAGGTGATCGGAGACATATCCGCCCCCAAGATCGTTGTGCATGAGGGAGCCGTGATCCAAGGCAATTGTCGGATCACCCGGCCGGTGGAGGGGCAGGCCGACGAGAATACGGATCCGTGCCAAGACGAGCCGTCCCACGAAGAGGACGTCGTTGCTGAACTCGCCGTCGATTTGCGCATTCGCCCACAGCCCCTGCGCCCGCTCGCCCCGTCTGATCCCGCGGCGCCGGCGGAAGAGTGA
- a CDS encoding DUF4340 domain-containing protein, with the protein MNPRTTVGLVVALVVAVVGVWWAQSSTREKAAERVVAEKSLFDPAIGDVVGFEVVQTSSGRPVKLVMENDKWRMAEPTAGPGEQHVVTADVNKLKNLTVVKTYAANDPDRPTDEMTLLKTPPKIVKLTDKSGSYVLKIGARQALSSSTYVQKEGDETIYLVSADLNAELKKDPSDYRGKQVAQFAQNEAIRVDVSGEHSYSLSNAAGNWTIESPIKGRVDKSKISTLLSSLSNLNAQKYVDDAPKSLRPYGLEKPRLVVSVQTEKKTPKPPPEPPTSAPAEPEFDVQQQTVKVAFGGAADDKVFAKLEEPANPSVFQIPEATFKQIAQSLDDLRDRNVADMGTGRAQKISVQSGGDTVELTNSGGQWQITGGLPGQGHAAEFTAVDDLLKVVRELKAVGFESGEVPTQGFAKPRMTVEITFEGRLEPLRLVFGEKTTSGTGLYVRNEREGFVAVVNADAIESLTARPSSYMNRDLVRFDKMQAKQLELTFAEWNCLLVKEGEVWKFKRPVEGSTEETAVNNVLNNLSNLRGRRVVGRADEAAKFGLDKPVVQAAVTVQPPAEPKPLATTQPSSQPTPDESLPPPVVHTVKVTPHNGAVYAMVPGGETICEVDPKVFDDLVTELFDTRVATLEPSQARKIDIKGPSSFAFRKEGDDWRLVGEPTFAADAAKITELFNALRDLRAGQYVRYAGANLVEYGLDKPETTIIAETEGAEPVTLLISAKGKGAGDRYAAVASVPGRVFVLKAEDLPKFTKQLSDFRKPG; encoded by the coding sequence ATGAATCCTAGAACAACAGTCGGTCTGGTCGTCGCTCTGGTCGTGGCCGTCGTGGGCGTCTGGTGGGCGCAATCGTCCACCCGCGAAAAAGCCGCCGAACGCGTCGTCGCCGAAAAGTCGCTTTTCGACCCGGCGATCGGCGACGTCGTGGGCTTCGAGGTCGTGCAGACATCGTCGGGACGCCCCGTCAAGCTCGTGATGGAAAATGACAAATGGCGGATGGCCGAGCCAACGGCCGGCCCCGGTGAACAGCATGTCGTGACCGCCGACGTCAACAAGCTTAAGAACCTGACCGTCGTCAAGACATACGCGGCGAATGATCCCGATCGGCCGACGGACGAGATGACGCTGCTGAAGACGCCGCCGAAGATCGTCAAGTTGACGGACAAGTCCGGATCGTACGTCCTGAAGATCGGCGCGCGGCAGGCCCTTTCATCGAGCACCTACGTACAAAAAGAAGGTGACGAGACGATCTATCTGGTCAGCGCTGACCTGAACGCCGAGCTGAAAAAGGACCCGTCGGACTATCGCGGCAAGCAGGTGGCGCAGTTTGCACAGAATGAGGCGATTCGCGTGGACGTCAGCGGCGAACATTCCTATTCGCTCTCGAATGCCGCGGGGAACTGGACGATCGAGTCGCCCATTAAGGGGCGGGTGGACAAGTCAAAGATCAGCACGCTGCTTTCGTCACTCTCCAATCTGAACGCCCAGAAATACGTGGACGACGCCCCCAAAAGCCTGCGGCCTTACGGTCTTGAAAAGCCGCGACTCGTCGTTTCCGTACAAACCGAGAAGAAGACGCCCAAGCCACCGCCGGAGCCGCCGACCAGCGCGCCCGCTGAGCCGGAATTTGACGTCCAGCAGCAGACGGTCAAGGTGGCGTTCGGCGGCGCGGCGGACGACAAGGTCTTCGCCAAGCTGGAAGAGCCGGCCAATCCGTCGGTCTTTCAGATCCCCGAGGCCACGTTCAAGCAGATCGCGCAGTCGCTGGACGATCTGCGCGACCGCAATGTCGCGGACATGGGAACGGGGCGGGCCCAGAAAATCTCCGTGCAGTCTGGCGGCGATACGGTGGAACTCACGAACAGCGGCGGCCAATGGCAGATCACGGGCGGCCTTCCCGGCCAGGGTCACGCGGCGGAGTTCACTGCGGTCGACGACCTCTTAAAAGTCGTGCGCGAACTGAAGGCCGTGGGGTTTGAATCCGGCGAAGTGCCGACGCAGGGATTCGCGAAGCCACGGATGACCGTAGAGATTACTTTTGAAGGGCGTCTGGAACCGCTTCGCCTGGTCTTTGGCGAGAAGACCACGAGCGGCACGGGCCTGTACGTTCGCAACGAACGCGAGGGATTCGTGGCCGTCGTGAATGCGGACGCGATCGAATCGCTGACCGCACGGCCGTCGTCATACATGAATCGCGACCTGGTCCGCTTCGACAAGATGCAGGCGAAACAGTTGGAGTTGACCTTCGCAGAATGGAACTGCCTGCTTGTCAAGGAGGGCGAGGTTTGGAAGTTCAAACGGCCGGTGGAGGGGTCGACCGAGGAGACCGCGGTCAATAACGTCCTCAACAACCTGAGTAATCTGCGGGGTCGCCGCGTGGTGGGTCGCGCCGACGAAGCCGCGAAGTTTGGCTTGGATAAACCGGTGGTACAGGCCGCCGTAACCGTGCAGCCGCCCGCCGAACCGAAACCTCTCGCCACCACTCAGCCGTCAAGCCAGCCGACGCCGGACGAATCGTTGCCTCCACCCGTCGTCCATACTGTCAAAGTGACCCCGCATAACGGCGCGGTCTATGCGATGGTTCCCGGCGGAGAGACGATCTGCGAAGTCGATCCGAAGGTCTTCGACGATCTGGTGACGGAACTGTTTGACACGCGCGTGGCGACTCTCGAACCGTCCCAGGCCCGCAAGATTGATATCAAGGGGCCCTCGAGTTTCGCGTTCCGCAAAGAGGGCGACGACTGGCGGCTCGTCGGCGAACCGACGTTTGCCGCGGACGCCGCCAAAATTACGGAGCTGTTTAATGCGCTGCGCGATCTCCGGGCGGGCCAATACGTTCGGTACGCCGGCGCCAATCTCGTCGAATATGGCCTGGACAAACCGGAGACGACGATTATCGCGGAGACCGAAGGGGCCGAGCCGGTCACACTGCTGATCTCCGCGAAGGGCAAGGGGGCGGGCGACCGGTATGCCGCGGTGGCTTCCGTGCCCGGCCGGGTCTTCGTTCTCAAGGCGGAAGATCTTCCCAAGTTCACCAAACAACTATCTGACTTCCGAAAACCCGGCTAG
- the kdsA gene encoding 3-deoxy-8-phosphooctulonate synthase → MPHDCVDIGPFTIGQDRPLALIAGPCIIESTEHCLRMADAVAGICRSLKMPYVFKCSFDKANRTSVKGFRGPGMQAGLKTLAEVRTKVGVPIVTDIHIESQAAPAAEVCDILQIPAFLCRQTDLIAAAGRTGKPVNLKKGQFMAPEQMAQAVEKVRETGNRRVLLTERGTFFGYGHLVNDFTAIPTMREIAPVVFDATHSCQIPGGLGDQSGGLRHFVPLLARCGVAAGADALFLEVHDQPDRAKSDAATVYPLNQLESLLTTCLRIRESLSR, encoded by the coding sequence ATGCCGCACGATTGCGTAGATATCGGCCCGTTCACCATCGGACAAGACCGGCCCCTCGCGCTCATCGCGGGCCCGTGCATCATCGAGTCCACCGAACACTGCCTCAGGATGGCAGACGCCGTCGCCGGGATTTGCCGCTCGCTCAAGATGCCCTATGTGTTTAAGTGCAGCTTTGACAAGGCCAATCGCACGAGTGTCAAGGGTTTTCGCGGCCCGGGGATGCAGGCGGGGCTCAAGACGCTGGCGGAGGTGCGCACGAAGGTCGGCGTGCCGATTGTCACGGATATCCACATCGAATCGCAGGCCGCGCCGGCGGCAGAGGTCTGCGACATCCTCCAAATCCCGGCCTTCCTGTGTCGGCAGACGGATCTCATCGCCGCGGCAGGACGGACGGGAAAGCCGGTAAACCTCAAGAAGGGGCAATTCATGGCCCCGGAGCAGATGGCCCAGGCCGTCGAAAAAGTCCGCGAAACCGGTAACCGCCGGGTCCTGTTAACGGAGCGCGGCACGTTTTTCGGTTACGGTCACCTGGTTAACGACTTCACCGCGATTCCCACGATGCGCGAGATCGCCCCCGTTGTCTTCGACGCGACGCATAGCTGCCAGATCCCCGGCGGACTCGGCGATCAATCCGGGGGCCTGAGGCACTTTGTCCCGTTGCTGGCGCGATGCGGCGTCGCGGCCGGCGCCGACGCACTGTTTCTTGAGGTTCACGATCAGCCGGATCGGGCTAAATCGGATGCCGCCACCGTGTATCCGCTCAATCAACTGGAATCACTGCTCACGACATGTTTGCGGATACGCGAGTCGCTGAGTCGTTGA
- the yidC gene encoding membrane protein insertase YidC — MEPQTKRTLIATLVCLLILVGWFQLQTILYPPPQPAPASSAPAIAAGPASPTTMTADVSVPTEPATKTSSGTAGFTTDSKGPVETVTLGDDREDKKSTGFVNPYEMAVVVTTRGAGVESVRLSRHRNHVPKDKKNPDHDPYDLLRAVEDNGRGMPLASFVTERALLVEDKQTVELSDVNWSLQRRDDETGQAVELSTVIKSGGEPVLRLTRTYRLAKGAYHLDLGLTIDNLSREPRSVIITQRGPIGLKNDDPQREFRRIVSAVIEEGGRIVDGETAMRKDVLKAENASKELKLIEGQHTAWSALGSKYFVCIVAPLPAASAQAPYPEYLVKTQGRTYLDLPDPADDLSFEQVLAPPRIAPKQTITLPMQAFCGPKSDSLFERLPEARERAYGIVRHADQSGCTFHVIQVAMLWLLTAAHKVVGNYGVAIIILVLIVRLILHPVTKRGQINMMKMQKGMAQLKPKMEALQEQYKNDKQKLNEEVMKLYREEGINPASQMLGCLPMFLQMPIWVALWTTLNTNVELRHRPFFWWINDLSSPDALYQPSPPWDIHIPLIGAMTGTIHAFNLLPIIMTITMYAQQKFMQKLTKPDKPPPPKLDAEGRPLPDPMVQQQKMMSFMMLFFGLLFYNFPSGLNLYILSSNLLGMLEQYRIKKHIRERDARGEFEIKKKETAALGDGKPSFLERLAKKAEDARLAQSGRKPEKPKKQRKQPRF; from the coding sequence ATGGAACCACAGACCAAACGAACCCTCATCGCCACGCTCGTCTGCCTGCTGATTCTCGTCGGCTGGTTCCAGTTGCAGACGATTCTCTACCCGCCCCCTCAACCGGCTCCTGCGTCGTCCGCGCCGGCGATCGCAGCCGGGCCGGCAAGCCCGACAACGATGACCGCCGATGTTTCCGTCCCGACCGAACCGGCGACAAAGACCTCATCGGGCACGGCCGGTTTCACCACGGATAGCAAAGGCCCGGTCGAAACAGTGACACTGGGCGACGACCGGGAGGACAAAAAATCCACCGGATTTGTCAATCCCTATGAGATGGCGGTCGTCGTGACCACCCGGGGCGCGGGCGTGGAATCCGTTCGGTTGTCGCGCCATCGCAATCATGTTCCCAAAGACAAGAAAAATCCGGATCACGATCCGTACGATCTGCTCCGCGCTGTGGAGGACAACGGTAGAGGGATGCCGCTGGCCTCCTTTGTGACGGAACGGGCGCTTCTGGTCGAAGACAAACAGACCGTGGAGCTGTCCGACGTGAACTGGTCGCTCCAGCGGCGCGACGACGAGACCGGCCAGGCGGTCGAGTTAAGCACCGTCATAAAAAGCGGAGGCGAACCCGTGCTCCGGCTGACGCGCACCTATCGCCTGGCCAAAGGTGCGTATCACCTTGACCTGGGTCTGACGATCGACAACCTCTCCCGCGAACCGCGCAGCGTGATCATCACGCAACGAGGTCCGATCGGCTTGAAGAACGACGACCCGCAGCGCGAGTTTCGTCGAATCGTCAGCGCCGTCATCGAGGAAGGCGGCCGAATCGTCGACGGCGAAACCGCGATGCGCAAAGACGTCCTCAAGGCGGAGAATGCCTCCAAAGAGTTGAAGTTGATTGAAGGCCAGCACACGGCGTGGTCCGCGCTGGGCAGCAAGTATTTTGTGTGCATCGTCGCGCCCTTACCGGCGGCTTCCGCTCAAGCGCCTTATCCAGAGTACCTCGTCAAGACGCAGGGGCGCACGTATTTGGACCTTCCCGACCCCGCCGATGATTTGAGCTTCGAACAGGTCCTCGCCCCGCCAAGGATCGCCCCGAAACAAACGATCACCCTTCCGATGCAGGCGTTTTGCGGCCCGAAGAGCGACAGTCTTTTTGAGCGACTGCCCGAGGCCCGCGAGCGGGCCTACGGCATCGTGCGGCATGCCGACCAATCCGGCTGCACCTTTCACGTGATCCAGGTGGCGATGCTCTGGTTGCTCACCGCGGCCCACAAGGTCGTCGGCAATTACGGTGTGGCCATTATTATTCTTGTCCTCATCGTCCGGCTGATTCTGCACCCGGTCACCAAGCGCGGGCAGATCAACATGATGAAGATGCAGAAGGGCATGGCCCAGCTCAAGCCGAAGATGGAGGCTCTGCAGGAACAATACAAAAACGACAAGCAGAAGCTCAACGAAGAGGTGATGAAACTGTATCGCGAGGAAGGCATCAACCCGGCCAGCCAGATGCTGGGGTGCCTGCCCATGTTTCTCCAGATGCCCATCTGGGTCGCGCTGTGGACGACACTCAATACCAACGTGGAACTGCGCCATCGGCCCTTCTTCTGGTGGATTAATGATCTTTCCTCGCCTGATGCGCTGTATCAGCCGTCGCCGCCGTGGGACATTCACATCCCGCTGATTGGGGCCATGACGGGCACGATTCACGCGTTCAACCTGCTGCCCATCATCATGACCATCACCATGTATGCGCAGCAGAAGTTCATGCAGAAGCTCACCAAGCCGGACAAGCCGCCGCCTCCCAAGCTCGACGCAGAGGGCCGACCGCTGCCCGACCCCATGGTTCAACAGCAGAAGATGATGTCGTTCATGATGTTGTTCTTCGGGCTTCTTTTCTATAACTTCCCCAGCGGCCTGAATCTCTACATCCTTTCCAGCAACCTGCTGGGTATGTTGGAGCAGTATCGAATCAAGAAGCACATCCGCGAGCGGGATGCGCGTGGGGAATTTGAAATTAAGAAAAAGGAGACGGCCGCCCTGGGTGACGGCAAGCCCTCGTTTCTGGAACGGCTAGCCAAGAAGGCCGAAGATGCCCGTCTGGCGCAGTCCGGTCGCAAGCCGGAGAAACCGAAGAAACAGCGGAAGCAGCCGCGGTTCTAA
- a CDS encoding glycosyltransferase gives MPDPPHTAARIAVLIPCYNESRTIAKVVADFRREIPEAAIHVFDNNSTDGTGEIARSAGATVLHEKKQGKGHVVAAMFDQVEADYYVMVDGDDTYPPERVRELLRPVMNGEADMAVGRREAVDQADAYRRFHVLGNWLVRTMINRIFGSRLQDIMSGYRAFTRATALNLPVIAYGFDIETEMTIQCLYRKWVIREVPVDYRGRPEGSASKLNTFHDGLRVIFKILSLFRSYKPLTFFGLLAILFFLAACGCAAGVFWGTLPQDSTLRMSLIVLATTFMAMSLVAASIGVIVQLINFRFLELDSLLRRRR, from the coding sequence ATGCCGGACCCTCCACACACTGCCGCGCGGATCGCCGTCTTGATCCCGTGCTACAACGAATCAAGGACTATTGCCAAGGTCGTGGCCGATTTTCGGCGCGAGATCCCCGAGGCCGCCATCCATGTCTTTGACAACAACAGCACGGATGGAACGGGGGAGATCGCCCGCAGCGCCGGCGCGACGGTGCTTCATGAAAAGAAGCAAGGCAAGGGCCATGTCGTCGCGGCCATGTTCGACCAGGTCGAGGCGGACTACTACGTCATGGTGGATGGCGATGATACCTACCCGCCGGAGCGCGTCCGCGAATTGCTCCGCCCGGTCATGAATGGGGAGGCCGACATGGCCGTCGGCCGGCGCGAGGCCGTCGATCAGGCCGACGCCTATCGCCGGTTTCACGTCCTGGGAAACTGGCTCGTCCGCACCATGATCAATCGTATCTTCGGCTCCCGGCTCCAGGATATCATGAGCGGTTATCGCGCCTTTACGCGCGCCACGGCACTCAATCTCCCGGTTATCGCCTACGGATTCGACATCGAGACGGAAATGACGATCCAGTGCCTCTATCGGAAATGGGTCATCCGTGAAGTACCCGTCGATTATCGCGGACGACCGGAGGGAAGCGCGTCGAAGCTCAATACGTTTCACGACGGTCTTCGAGTTATCTTCAAGATTCTCAGCCTGTTCCGCTCCTACAAACCGTTGACGTTTTTTGGGCTGCTGGCCATCCTGTTTTTCCTGGCGGCGTGCGGCTGTGCTGCGGGCGTCTTCTGGGGGACGCTTCCGCAGGATTCCACCCTGCGAATGTCGCTGATTGTGCTGGCGACGACCTTCATGGCCATGAGCCTTGTGGCGGCGAGCATCGGCGTGATCGTGCAGCTCATTAACTTTCGTTTTCTCGAACTCGATTCGCTGTTGCGGCGTCGTAGATAG
- a CDS encoding Trm112 family protein: MISNDLLEILVCAACKKPLQPQDAQPGEKVDGWLLCTGCGLKYPIRDNIPIMLIEEAVATRPQ, encoded by the coding sequence ATGATTAGCAATGATTTACTTGAGATATTGGTATGCGCGGCTTGCAAAAAGCCCCTTCAGCCCCAGGACGCGCAACCCGGCGAAAAAGTGGACGGATGGTTGCTTTGTACGGGCTGCGGGCTGAAATACCCGATCCGCGACAATATTCCCATCATGTTGATCGAAGAAGCCGTCGCCACGCGTCCGCAATAA
- a CDS encoding folylpolyglutamate synthase/dihydrofolate synthase family protein, whose product MGHTATIVRSTRQRSIKSADPKVRPATVRAQSRKLVKKGTKARAEQRTKPASPGKKPIRTMRAAIEFLDSHVNYERRPPTNRAKARGAYSLTRIRRLLADLGNPHRAFRSVHIGGTKGKGSTATMLAHMLQNNGLRIGLYTSPHVVDVRERIVINGESISEAGFARAIGAVADVSRRYKTDAPTYFEILTAAAFWYFREKKIDVAIVEVGLGGRLDATNVLRPEVCGITNISYDHMAQLGGTLEEIAEEKAGIFKDHVPVVCAPQPKNVKNVLRKAAEKTKSPVFFAGTESGDQIELSYRFESSRSAGPQARICVTTPTSHFDHLAVPLVGEHQAMNCGVAIGILDQLKSRGFAIDDEAAIAGLSKVKLQGRMEMICDEPRVLVDAAHNAASIEALMRAIGQNVPCETTVVIFGCCTDKDIDGMLRQIQLGADKVIFTNLENSRGAEARELAMRFAEISGNSRMAQVSSSLSQALETAQKAITRDDLICITGSFYLVSEAKALFADHPHRVESTCSGAV is encoded by the coding sequence ATGGGACACACCGCCACTATTGTCCGTTCCACCCGCCAGCGGTCCATTAAGTCGGCCGACCCAAAGGTCCGGCCTGCCACGGTCCGCGCTCAAAGTCGAAAGCTCGTGAAGAAAGGCACAAAGGCCCGAGCCGAGCAACGAACGAAGCCGGCCTCCCCTGGAAAAAAGCCGATCCGCACGATGCGGGCGGCGATCGAATTCCTTGACTCGCACGTCAATTACGAGCGCCGGCCCCCGACGAATCGCGCGAAGGCCCGGGGGGCATACTCCCTGACGCGGATTCGGAGGCTGCTCGCCGATTTGGGTAACCCGCACCGCGCCTTTCGCAGCGTGCACATCGGTGGCACCAAGGGAAAGGGCTCGACGGCCACCATGCTGGCCCACATGCTTCAAAACAACGGCCTCCGCATCGGCTTATATACATCGCCGCACGTTGTGGATGTCCGCGAGCGGATCGTCATCAACGGCGAATCCATTTCTGAAGCGGGATTTGCGCGCGCCATCGGAGCGGTTGCGGACGTCTCCCGGCGCTATAAGACCGACGCTCCGACCTATTTTGAGATACTAACGGCCGCCGCCTTTTGGTACTTTCGAGAAAAGAAGATCGACGTCGCCATCGTGGAAGTGGGGCTGGGCGGCCGGTTGGACGCCACCAACGTCCTGCGACCGGAAGTTTGCGGCATAACGAATATCAGTTATGACCACATGGCCCAACTGGGCGGGACATTGGAGGAGATCGCCGAGGAAAAGGCCGGGATCTTCAAAGACCATGTTCCGGTCGTCTGTGCCCCGCAGCCGAAGAATGTGAAGAATGTCCTGCGCAAGGCGGCGGAGAAGACCAAGTCGCCGGTGTTCTTCGCCGGCACAGAGTCGGGCGATCAGATTGAATTAAGTTACCGGTTCGAATCGTCGCGTTCGGCCGGCCCGCAGGCGCGCATTTGCGTCACGACTCCCACGAGCCATTTCGACCACCTGGCGGTGCCGTTGGTCGGCGAACATCAAGCCATGAATTGCGGCGTCGCCATCGGTATCCTGGACCAGCTCAAGAGCCGCGGATTCGCGATCGACGACGAGGCGGCGATCGCGGGCCTTTCGAAGGTCAAGCTGCAAGGCCGCATGGAGATGATCTGCGACGAGCCGCGGGTCCTTGTGGACGCCGCGCACAATGCCGCGAGCATCGAAGCGTTGATGCGGGCGATCGGCCAGAACGTGCCCTGCGAGACCACGGTGGTCATTTTCGGGTGCTGCACCGACAAGGACATCGACGGCATGTTGCGGCAAATTCAGCTGGGCGCCGACAAGGTCATCTTTACGAATCTGGAGAATTCCCGCGGGGCGGAGGCGCGCGAACTGGCGATGCGCTTCGCGGAAATCAGCGGGAACAGCCGCATGGCCCAGGTGTCGAGCAGCCTTTCGCAGGCCCTGGAAACCGCGCAAAAGGCGATCACCCGCGACGATCTGATCTGCATTACGGGTTCGTTTTATCTGGTGAGCGAGGCGAAAGCGCTTTTCGCAGATCATCCTCATCGCGTGGAGTCCACTTGCTCGGGCGCGGTGTAG